One window from the genome of Thermococcus alcaliphilus encodes:
- the malE gene encoding trehalose/maltose ABC transporter substrate-binding protein MalE — protein sequence MNVKKVLLGLFLVGVLGIAVVASGCIGGQQTSTVTSTPTETSLQGKIVFAVGGAPNEIEYWKGVIAEFEKKYPGVTVELKRQATDTEQRRLDLVNALRGKSSDPDVFLMDVAWLGQFIASGWLEPLDDYVQKDNYDLSVFFQSVINLADKQGGKLYALPVYIDAGLLYYRKDLLEKYGYSKPPETWQELVEMAQKIQSGERETNPNFWGFVWQGKQYEGLVCDFVEYVYSNGGSLGEFKDGKWVPTLNKPENVEALQFMVDLIHKYKISPPNTYTEMTEEPVRLMFQQGNAAFERNWPYAWGLHNADDSPVKGKVGVAPLPHFPGHKSAATLGGWHIGISKYSDNKALAWEFVKFVESYSVQKGFAMNLGWNPGRVDVYNDPAVVSKAPHLKELRAVFENAVPRPIVPYYPQLSEIIQKYVNSALAGKISPQEALDKAQKEAEELVKQYS from the coding sequence ATGAATGTCAAGAAGGTACTACTTGGTTTGTTTTTAGTTGGAGTTTTGGGGATTGCAGTAGTGGCAAGTGGGTGCATTGGTGGCCAACAGACATCAACAGTGACTTCGACCCCTACCGAAACTAGTTTGCAAGGAAAGATAGTATTTGCTGTAGGAGGAGCTCCAAATGAAATAGAATACTGGAAAGGAGTTATAGCTGAATTTGAGAAGAAATATCCTGGGGTCACTGTTGAGCTAAAAAGGCAAGCTACTGACACTGAACAAAGGAGACTTGACTTAGTAAATGCTTTAAGAGGAAAGTCTTCCGATCCAGACGTATTTTTGATGGATGTTGCTTGGCTTGGTCAATTTATAGCCTCTGGGTGGCTTGAACCTCTTGATGACTATGTACAGAAGGACAACTATGACCTGAGTGTATTTTTCCAGAGTGTAATTAACTTAGCAGACAAGCAGGGTGGGAAGCTATATGCTCTTCCAGTATATATTGATGCAGGGTTGTTGTATTATAGGAAAGACCTACTAGAAAAGTATGGCTATAGCAAACCCCCAGAAACTTGGCAAGAACTCGTCGAAATGGCTCAAAAAATACAAAGTGGTGAGAGAGAGACTAACCCGAATTTCTGGGGATTTGTATGGCAGGGAAAGCAGTATGAAGGTTTGGTTTGTGATTTTGTAGAATACGTATACAGCAATGGAGGATCCCTAGGTGAATTCAAAGACGGAAAGTGGGTGCCAACTCTAAATAAACCTGAAAATGTTGAGGCACTTCAGTTTATGGTGGATCTAATTCACAAATATAAGATTTCTCCACCAAACACATATACTGAAATGACAGAAGAGCCAGTTAGATTAATGTTCCAACAGGGCAATGCTGCATTCGAGAGAAATTGGCCATACGCGTGGGGACTACACAATGCTGATGATTCACCTGTTAAAGGGAAGGTGGGAGTAGCACCACTTCCGCACTTTCCAGGTCATAAGAGTGCAGCTACACTTGGAGGATGGCACATTGGGATAAGCAAGTACTCAGATAACAAAGCATTAGCTTGGGAATTCGTCAAATTTGTGGAAAGCTACAGTGTGCAAAAAGGCTTCGCAATGAATCTCGGATGGAATCCTGGAAGAGTAGATGTTTACAATGATCCTGCTGTTGTTAGTAAAGCTCCTCACCTAAAAGAACTTAGAGCAGTTTTTGAGAACGCAGTGCCAAGGCCGATAGTTCCTTATTACCCGCAGTTGAGTGAGATAATTCAAAAGTATGTTAATTCAGCCCTAGCTGGCAAAATATCCCCACAAGAGGCATTGGACAAGGCTCAAAAAGAGGCAGAGGAATTAGTTAAACAATACAGCTGA
- the malF gene encoding trehalose/maltose ABC transporter permease MalF encodes MDNNLTSKLKYREAKLGYLMILPLLTVVLVFIILPVLGTFWISLHRDVTFIPEKPFVGLKNYLRVLSAREFWYSTFVTVSFSFVSVSLETILGLSFALILNERLKGRGVLRAIVLIPWAVPTIISARTWELMYNYSYGLFNWILSILGVSPVNWLGTPISAFFAIVIADVWKTTPFMTLLLLAGLQAIPQDLYEAALIDGASMFERFKSITLPLLKPVLIVALILRTIDALRVFDIIYVLTGGGPGGATTSISLLAFNYYNLGDYGIGSAISILTFVLVLSFTIVYLKVGRFREGLK; translated from the coding sequence ATGGATAATAACCTCACTTCCAAACTCAAGTATAGGGAAGCAAAACTTGGTTATTTAATGATACTCCCTCTTCTGACAGTAGTTTTAGTGTTTATAATCTTACCTGTTCTGGGAACCTTTTGGATTAGCCTTCATAGGGATGTGACTTTTATTCCTGAAAAACCATTTGTTGGACTGAAAAATTATTTACGCGTGTTATCTGCTCGAGAATTCTGGTATTCTACTTTTGTTACAGTATCTTTCTCATTTGTTAGCGTTTCTCTAGAAACAATATTGGGATTAAGCTTTGCGCTAATATTGAATGAAAGACTCAAAGGGAGAGGGGTATTAAGAGCTATAGTTTTGATTCCCTGGGCAGTTCCAACAATCATCTCCGCGAGAACTTGGGAACTTATGTATAATTATAGCTATGGTCTTTTTAATTGGATATTGTCTATTCTTGGAGTAAGTCCAGTAAATTGGCTTGGAACTCCAATAAGTGCTTTTTTTGCTATCGTAATTGCTGATGTTTGGAAAACAACACCTTTTATGACTCTTTTACTGTTGGCAGGTTTGCAAGCCATTCCACAAGACTTGTATGAAGCAGCTTTGATAGATGGTGCGAGCATGTTCGAGAGGTTTAAGAGTATTACTTTGCCTTTATTAAAACCGGTTTTGATTGTAGCACTTATATTGAGAACTATTGATGCATTGAGAGTGTTTGATATAATCTATGTACTTACTGGTGGAGGCCCAGGAGGTGCTACCACGTCAATTTCTCTCTTAGCTTTCAACTATTACAATCTTGGAGACTACGGAATTGGCTCTGCAATCTCGATTCTAACATTTGTCCTAGTATTGTCGTTTACAATAGTGTACTTAAAAGTAGGAAGATTCAGGGAGGGATTGAAATGA
- the malG gene encoding trehalose/maltose ABC transporter permease MalG, with protein sequence MREEVLKRILLTIGAILMAIICLFPFIWMIVVSFAKDPTFLGSPLVEYKSTLENYVRVLSDPTLHFPAYLKNSIIIASLVTLTTVSISSLAAYAVSRIEFKGRLLIPIFVLGLSMFPQISLVGYLFKFIEKLGWVNTYQALYFPYVAWTLPLSLWILLSYFSQLPKDLDEAAMIDGASRIKTLTTIILPLSAPALFSTALLVFIAAFNEFMFALLFTTDHRARTVPVGIALFQGVHGEIPWGSVMAASVISTIPLVIMALLFQKYIVSGLTAGALKGE encoded by the coding sequence ATGAGAGAGGAAGTTCTAAAAAGAATACTATTAACTATCGGGGCCATATTAATGGCAATAATCTGTCTGTTTCCGTTTATATGGATGATTGTTGTTTCCTTTGCAAAGGATCCAACGTTCTTAGGATCTCCGCTTGTAGAGTATAAATCTACTCTTGAGAATTATGTGAGGGTTTTAAGTGATCCTACCTTGCATTTCCCAGCTTATTTAAAGAACAGTATAATTATAGCCAGCCTTGTAACTCTTACAACTGTCAGTATTTCTTCTCTTGCTGCATATGCAGTTTCAAGAATAGAGTTCAAAGGGAGATTACTGATCCCAATATTTGTGCTGGGACTCTCTATGTTTCCTCAGATAAGTCTAGTTGGTTATTTATTCAAGTTTATAGAAAAGTTAGGATGGGTGAACACCTATCAAGCTCTATATTTCCCCTATGTTGCTTGGACGCTTCCTCTCTCATTGTGGATTCTTCTAAGCTACTTTTCTCAACTTCCAAAAGATTTGGATGAAGCTGCAATGATTGATGGAGCATCCCGAATAAAGACTCTAACTACGATAATACTTCCTTTATCTGCTCCTGCTTTGTTTTCAACAGCATTATTAGTGTTCATTGCAGCATTTAATGAATTTATGTTTGCTTTGTTATTTACCACCGATCACAGGGCAAGAACAGTCCCTGTAGGTATAGCACTTTTCCAAGGAGTTCATGGTGAAATTCCATGGGGAAGCGTGATGGCAGCGTCGGTAATCTCTACAATCCCGCTTGTAATAATGGCATTGCTTTTCCAGAAATACATTGTTAGTGGTTTAACTGCTGGGGCACTAAAAGGAGAGTGA
- the treT gene encoding trehalose synthase: protein MYEVTKFGGEGKRLKDYREIIGDEALEAIKAKAENLKDKSFIHVNSTSFGGGVAEILHNLVPLMRDVGIDARWFVIEGTNEFFNVTKSFHNALQGNKELRLTEEMKKLYLEINKKNAEDIDLTQFDYVLIHDPQPAPLIEFYEKRQPWIWRCHIDLSDPNLEFWKFLRQFVEKYDRYIFHMEEYVQEDLNQEKVVIMPPSIDPLSEKNMELSESEILKTLERFDVDPERPIITQVARFDPWKGVFDVIDVYRKVKEKIPEVQLLLVGVMAHDDPEGWIYFEKTLRKIGEDYDVKVLTNLTGVHAREVNAFQRASDVILQMSIREGFGLTVTEAMWKEKPVVGRAVGGIKLQIVDGKTGFLVKDVNEAVEKTLYLLEHKDVAQEMGKNAKERVKENFIITKHLERYLDLLNSF, encoded by the coding sequence ATGTATGAGGTAACGAAGTTTGGTGGAGAAGGTAAAAGGCTTAAGGACTACAGGGAAATAATAGGAGATGAAGCTCTGGAAGCTATTAAAGCTAAGGCAGAAAATCTGAAAGATAAGAGTTTTATTCACGTAAACTCCACATCTTTTGGTGGAGGAGTTGCTGAAATTCTGCACAACCTCGTCCCTCTGATGAGGGATGTCGGAATAGACGCAAGATGGTTTGTAATTGAGGGGACAAATGAATTTTTCAATGTTACAAAGAGTTTTCACAATGCTCTCCAGGGAAACAAGGAGCTTAGGTTAACTGAGGAAATGAAAAAGCTTTATTTAGAGATAAACAAAAAGAACGCAGAAGACATTGACCTGACCCAATTTGACTACGTCCTGATACACGATCCTCAACCGGCACCGCTTATAGAGTTTTATGAGAAAAGGCAGCCTTGGATTTGGAGATGCCATATAGATCTAAGTGATCCAAACTTGGAGTTTTGGAAGTTTCTGAGGCAGTTTGTCGAGAAATATGACAGATATATCTTCCACATGGAAGAATACGTTCAAGAGGATCTAAACCAAGAGAAAGTCGTTATAATGCCTCCCTCTATTGACCCTCTAAGTGAAAAGAACATGGAGCTAAGTGAAAGTGAAATCTTAAAAACCTTAGAAAGGTTTGATGTAGATCCAGAGAGACCGATAATCACGCAGGTAGCTCGTTTTGACCCATGGAAAGGAGTCTTCGATGTAATTGACGTTTACAGAAAAGTCAAGGAGAAAATACCAGAAGTTCAGCTCTTGCTAGTTGGTGTAATGGCGCATGATGACCCAGAAGGCTGGATATACTTTGAAAAAACCTTAAGAAAAATTGGGGAAGACTATGACGTCAAAGTGCTTACAAACCTTACTGGAGTTCACGCAAGAGAGGTAAATGCCTTCCAGAGGGCAAGTGATGTGATTCTCCAGATGTCCATTAGGGAAGGATTTGGATTGACCGTTACCGAGGCAATGTGGAAAGAAAAGCCTGTGGTAGGCAGAGCTGTAGGGGGAATAAAGCTCCAGATAGTGGATGGAAAAACAGGTTTCCTGGTGAAGGATGTTAACGAGGCCGTTGAGAAAACGCTTTATCTCCTTGAGCACAAAGATGTAGCACAGGAAATGGGCAAAAACGCCAAAGAAAGGGTTAAAGAGAATTTCATAATAACAAAGCATCTTGAGAGGTATCTTGATTTACTAAATTCTTTTTAA
- the trmB gene encoding HTH-type sugar-sensing transcriptional regulator TrmB gives MEIPPEISHALSEIGFTKYEILTYWTLLVYGPSTAKEISTKSGIPYNRVYDTISSLKLRGFVTEIEGTPKVYAAYSPRIAFFRFKKELEDIMKKLEIELNNVKKEEQRPAIWRSRSFDEAIEMFRESLYSAKNEVIVVTPSEFFETIREDLIKTLERGVTVSLYIDKIPDLSEFKGKGNFFVRQFYKLNHLIGMTDGKEVVTIQNATFDSIGPPSFKSTYPEIIFSQYSLIIEIFKESTLEKEIISNPKDIRFFAMFHAVDFVKNHLKNRNIYAEITGKNLESGRLETLTGRVVGYTLSLREAVNNIHLETENGVVKVGGMFAVIEDYESTEIKFIMG, from the coding sequence ATGGAGATTCCCCCAGAAATTTCACATGCTTTGAGTGAGATTGGATTTACAAAGTATGAAATCCTCACTTACTGGACTCTCTTGGTTTATGGACCTAGCACTGCAAAGGAAATATCCACAAAAAGCGGGATTCCATACAACAGGGTCTATGATACAATATCCTCCTTAAAACTTAGAGGATTTGTGACTGAAATTGAAGGGACACCAAAGGTATACGCTGCCTACTCACCAAGAATAGCATTTTTCAGGTTCAAAAAAGAGCTCGAAGACATAATGAAAAAGCTCGAAATTGAGCTTAATAATGTAAAAAAGGAAGAACAGAGACCTGCAATATGGAGGAGCAGGAGTTTTGACGAAGCCATTGAGATGTTCAGAGAGTCACTCTATTCAGCTAAAAATGAGGTTATAGTAGTTACTCCAAGCGAATTCTTTGAAACAATAAGAGAAGATTTGATCAAAACTCTCGAGAGAGGTGTGACGGTGTCCCTCTATATCGACAAAATCCCGGATCTATCAGAGTTCAAAGGGAAAGGGAATTTCTTTGTTAGGCAGTTCTACAAGCTGAACCACTTAATAGGCATGACTGATGGAAAAGAGGTAGTCACAATTCAGAATGCCACTTTTGACTCTATTGGACCTCCTTCATTTAAGTCTACCTATCCTGAGATAATATTCTCCCAATACAGTCTCATAATAGAAATTTTCAAGGAATCCACACTCGAAAAAGAGATTATCAGCAATCCAAAAGATATTAGATTCTTCGCTATGTTTCATGCAGTAGACTTTGTTAAAAATCACTTAAAAAACAGAAACATCTATGCTGAGATAACTGGAAAAAACTTGGAGTCAGGCAGATTAGAAACCCTTACCGGAAGGGTTGTAGGATACACACTCTCTCTCAGGGAAGCCGTTAACAATATCCATCTCGAAACTGAAAACGGGGTTGTAAAGGTTGGAGGCATGTTTGCGGTTATTGAAGATTATGAAAGTACTGAAATAAAATTCATTATGGGGTGA